A part of uncultured Acidilobus sp. JCHS genomic DNA contains:
- a CDS encoding Peptidase family M50, with protein MSELDKTREVINKHFEVTELVEIGNGAYRAQVIGLKEGDLVTSFRSLYSELVRLGYAPALRREGSSLYLIIARYGSRYNLALWIALAALTIASVYYSGLALIGLPGGGPLTPGLYLLGLLTPLLIHESGHWLAMRRYRVPRSLPYLIPAPPLQLGFLGTLGAVINMKWIPATADELAIIGVSGPLAGFLVALPVALVGLKTSALVPASLVPPSSTISVVPMIMNVLMVIVHAPAGYVVEMSPLAFAAYIVFFVTFLNLIPVGQLDGGHVLRAALGERGHMVISFILVAVLLALGLYVPTLGLFGLIALALLFLTRGRHPGPALEESRLSKSGVVAVVIYGVLLALTLPIPS; from the coding sequence TTGAGCGAACTTGATAAGACGCGGGAGGTCATAAACAAGCACTTTGAAGTGACGGAGCTCGTTGAGATAGGGAATGGCGCTTATAGGGCGCAGGTGATAGGGCTGAAGGAAGGCGACCTGGTGACCTCCTTCAGGTCCCTCTACAGCGAGCTTGTGAGGCTTGGGTATGCCCCGGCCCTAAGGAGGGAGGGGTCCTCACTTTACCTCATCATAGCCAGGTACGGCTCTCGCTATAACTTGGCCTTATGGATTGCGCTGGCGGCACTTACGATAGCCTCCGTCTACTACTCGGGACTCGCACTGATAGGCCTTCCAGGAGGGGGCCCATTAACGCCAGGTCTTTACCTGCTCGGCCTCCTGACGCCTCTCCTGATCCATGAATCAGGACACTGGCTCGCCATGAGGAGGTACAGGGTTCCAAGGAGCCTGCCCTACCTCATACCTGCACCCCCTCTTCAGCTTGGGTTCTTGGGTACCTTGGGCGCCGTCATAAACATGAAGTGGATACCGGCCACGGCTGACGAGCTTGCGATAATAGGTGTCTCAGGCCCCCTAGCAGGCTTCCTGGTGGCGCTCCCCGTAGCCTTGGTGGGCCTGAAGACCTCGGCTTTAGTTCCAGCATCCTTAGTCCCTCCCAGCTCAACGATCTCCGTCGTTCCCATGATCATGAATGTCCTCATGGTCATCGTGCATGCCCCCGCCGGTTACGTGGTGGAGATGTCGCCCCTTGCCTTTGCCGCTTACATAGTGTTCTTCGTGACGTTCCTGAACCTTATACCAGTAGGGCAGCTCGACGGAGGACACGTGTTGAGGGCGGCGCTCGGCGAGAGGGGCCACATGGTTATATCGTTCATCCTCGTCGCGGTCCTGTTGGCCTTAGGGCTTTACGTCCCCACGCTTGGCCTCTTCGGCCTCATAGCCCTAGCCCTGCTCTTTCTGACCCGAGGAAGGCACCCAGGCCCGGCCCTGGAGGAGTCAAGGCTCAGCAAGTCTGGCGTTGTAGCCGTTGTAATTTACGGCGTCCTGCTAGCGCTAACGCTACCCATCCCCTCTTAA
- a CDS encoding Arabinose efflux permease: MEYKWTVLINTTLGIIMSSMNMYIVMISLPTIFRGLGVNPFAPGEFAYLIWVLMGYSIVLASVLVTFGRLSDIHGRARVYTWGFIIFAAASVALSLIPSGSGNLGALLLIALRMVQAVGGGLLMVNSTALLTDAFPPTERGRALGVNQISFVVGSFLGLVVGGLLAGYDWHMVFIVSVPFAVAGAVWSVLKLRRTPGSGGQSYDLLGNVTLAGGLLLLSLAFTYALMPYGNSQLGWGNPLVEASFVGAAVALLSFFLVERRALAPLFDLRLFKVRPFTYGVLALFMNSMARGAVMFLVTLWLQAIWLPLHGISYQAAPFWAGVYMFPMLIGTVIMGPIGGMLTDRYGARAFATAGMIIIAVTLYALALLPYNFNLLQFELLLFLNGVGNGLFSAPNTTSIMNALRPQDRAAGNGMRQTFANVGSTISVAMFFTITITVLTSRLPSSIYSLALKYGLPTQVASFLASLPPSGLLFAAFLGYDPASAIPASVLRDLPSSVIEALDSHTFLPTVLGPSFMAGLRLSIMISVALVLVGSIFSYLRGGRYVYEEEAHRLRLRGDG; the protein is encoded by the coding sequence TTGGAGTACAAGTGGACAGTGCTCATTAATACGACGCTGGGAATAATAATGTCATCCATGAACATGTATATCGTGATGATATCATTGCCAACGATCTTCAGGGGGCTTGGCGTGAACCCCTTCGCCCCTGGTGAGTTCGCTTATCTGATATGGGTGCTGATGGGCTACAGCATAGTCCTGGCCTCCGTACTTGTCACCTTTGGGAGGCTGTCAGACATACATGGCAGGGCAAGGGTCTACACGTGGGGATTCATAATATTTGCAGCGGCCTCTGTAGCCCTCTCCCTCATACCCAGCGGTAGCGGCAACCTCGGCGCGTTGCTGTTAATCGCGCTCAGGATGGTCCAGGCGGTTGGCGGGGGCCTCCTGATGGTGAACAGCACAGCGCTGCTAACCGACGCCTTCCCGCCTACTGAGAGAGGGAGAGCCCTTGGAGTAAACCAGATATCATTTGTAGTTGGCTCCTTCTTAGGCCTTGTCGTTGGGGGGCTGCTGGCCGGCTACGACTGGCACATGGTGTTCATAGTCAGCGTGCCCTTTGCAGTTGCAGGCGCCGTCTGGTCTGTGCTGAAGCTTAGGAGGACCCCTGGCAGCGGGGGACAGAGCTATGACCTGCTTGGCAATGTCACGTTGGCAGGAGGCCTGCTCCTTCTCTCCTTAGCCTTCACGTACGCACTGATGCCTTACGGTAACTCTCAGTTAGGCTGGGGGAACCCCCTCGTTGAGGCCTCCTTCGTAGGGGCCGCCGTGGCGTTATTATCGTTCTTCCTCGTCGAGAGGAGAGCCCTTGCCCCGCTCTTCGACCTCAGGCTCTTCAAGGTCAGGCCCTTCACCTATGGGGTTCTAGCCCTCTTCATGAACTCAATGGCAAGGGGCGCTGTGATGTTCCTGGTGACGCTGTGGCTTCAGGCCATATGGTTGCCGCTTCACGGCATCTCTTACCAGGCAGCGCCGTTCTGGGCAGGAGTTTACATGTTCCCTATGCTGATTGGAACGGTTATAATGGGACCCATAGGCGGCATGCTAACGGACAGGTACGGCGCTAGGGCCTTCGCCACAGCGGGGATGATCATAATAGCTGTGACGCTTTACGCTCTTGCGCTCCTGCCATACAACTTCAACCTGCTTCAGTTCGAGCTGCTCCTGTTCCTCAATGGGGTTGGAAACGGCCTCTTCTCAGCCCCTAACACGACATCTATAATGAACGCGCTCAGACCCCAGGACAGGGCAGCTGGCAACGGGATGAGGCAGACGTTCGCCAACGTGGGCTCCACCATAAGCGTAGCTATGTTCTTCACCATAACCATAACGGTGCTGACCAGCAGGCTTCCCTCAAGCATATACTCCCTGGCCCTGAAGTACGGGCTTCCGACCCAGGTGGCCTCCTTCCTGGCGAGCCTGCCGCCGAGCGGCCTTCTCTTCGCCGCCTTCCTCGGCTATGACCCTGCCTCCGCGATACCTGCGTCAGTACTAAGGGACCTGCCGTCAAGCGTCATCGAGGCCCTGGACTCCCACACGTTCCTGCCTACGGTCCTAGGGCCTTCCTTCATGGCGGGCCTCAGGCTCTCAATAATGATTTCTGTAGCGCTAGTCCTAGTGGGCTCTATATTCTCATATCTGAGGGGCGGCAGGTATGTCTATGAGGAGGAGGCTCACAGATTAAGGTTAAGAGGGGATGGGTAG
- a CDS encoding Archaeal/vacuolar-type H+-ATPase subunit A: MPVRGRIVRISGPLVVAEGMTGVQMYEMVRVGEQGLVGEVTRIRGDTAYVQVYESTSGLRPGEPVEGTGAPLSVELGPGVIGSIFDGIQRPLPLIAQQIAKVNPARSIFVERGVNVPPIPRDKKWHFVPREGLKAGDKVSGGDIIGAVQETPLVLNKVMVPPNVFGVLKWVASEGDYTVVDPIAEVETGEGEVKQVYLSHRWPVRIPRPYSAKLDPTEPLITGMRIIDLLFPMAKGGTGMIPGGFGTGKTVTLHSLAQWSSANVIIYIGCGERGNEMTEVLERFPTYKDPWTGRPLMERTILIANTSNMPVAAREASIYVGITMAEYYRDMGYDVLLVADSTSRWAEALREIAGRLEEMPAEEGYPSYLASRLAEFYERAGRVRTMGSPERLGSVTVVGAVSPPGGDFTEPVTTHTRRFTKVFWALDTALAYSRHYPAINWILSYSAYAETVEGWWRKKVDERWAEYRKVIMDVLIRENALREIVRLVGTEGLSEQDKLVLETARLIKDGLLKQNAFDPIDTFTTPQKQVALMRMFVEFYRAASEAIKRNVTVAQLREAIGRLYTDMVKARFNIPNDKVEEIEKLTQSVVNIISKLGGG; encoded by the coding sequence GTGCCCGTCAGGGGGAGGATAGTCAGGATATCAGGTCCGCTCGTTGTAGCTGAGGGCATGACCGGGGTCCAGATGTACGAGATGGTCAGGGTGGGTGAACAGGGCCTCGTAGGTGAGGTTACCAGGATAAGGGGCGACACGGCCTACGTGCAGGTCTACGAGTCGACCAGCGGCCTGAGGCCAGGGGAGCCCGTGGAGGGCACCGGCGCGCCGCTGAGCGTTGAGCTCGGCCCAGGGGTCATAGGCAGCATCTTCGACGGCATTCAGAGGCCGCTGCCCCTGATAGCACAACAGATAGCTAAGGTGAACCCAGCCCGCAGCATATTCGTTGAGAGAGGCGTTAACGTGCCTCCAATACCCAGGGATAAGAAGTGGCACTTCGTGCCAAGGGAAGGACTTAAGGCTGGCGACAAGGTCTCAGGAGGCGATATAATAGGGGCTGTCCAGGAGACGCCGCTGGTCCTGAATAAGGTCATGGTTCCGCCGAACGTCTTCGGCGTCCTCAAGTGGGTAGCCTCCGAAGGGGACTACACTGTAGTCGACCCCATAGCGGAGGTTGAGACAGGTGAGGGCGAGGTCAAGCAGGTGTACCTATCGCACCGCTGGCCCGTCAGGATACCAAGGCCGTACTCAGCGAAGCTCGACCCGACGGAGCCCCTCATAACTGGCATGAGGATCATTGACCTCCTCTTCCCGATGGCTAAGGGCGGCACGGGCATGATACCTGGGGGCTTTGGAACAGGCAAGACCGTTACTCTACATAGTTTAGCTCAGTGGTCATCGGCCAACGTGATAATTTACATAGGGTGCGGCGAAAGGGGGAACGAGATGACGGAGGTCCTGGAGAGGTTCCCAACCTACAAGGACCCATGGACGGGCAGGCCCCTAATGGAGAGAACCATACTGATCGCCAACACAAGCAACATGCCTGTCGCCGCGAGGGAGGCAAGCATCTACGTTGGGATAACGATGGCTGAGTACTACCGTGACATGGGGTATGACGTCCTTCTGGTGGCCGACTCGACGAGCAGGTGGGCTGAGGCGCTGAGGGAGATAGCTGGCAGACTTGAGGAGATGCCCGCCGAGGAGGGCTACCCAAGCTACCTGGCCTCAAGGCTTGCAGAGTTCTACGAGAGGGCTGGACGCGTCAGGACCATGGGCAGCCCTGAGAGGCTTGGTAGCGTGACCGTGGTGGGGGCCGTAAGCCCGCCAGGGGGCGACTTCACGGAGCCGGTCACAACCCACACGAGGAGGTTCACCAAGGTCTTCTGGGCCCTCGACACGGCGCTTGCCTACAGCAGGCATTATCCAGCCATAAACTGGATATTGAGCTACAGCGCCTACGCTGAAACAGTTGAGGGCTGGTGGAGGAAGAAAGTTGACGAGAGGTGGGCCGAGTACAGGAAGGTTATAATGGACGTATTGATCAGGGAGAACGCTCTGAGAGAGATCGTGAGGCTCGTGGGCACAGAGGGCCTGAGCGAGCAGGACAAGCTGGTTCTCGAGACCGCGAGGCTCATAAAGGACGGCCTACTGAAGCAGAACGCCTTCGATCCAATCGACACGTTCACAACGCCTCAGAAGCAGGTAGCGCTCATGAGGATGTTCGTAGAGTTCTATAGGGCGGCAAGCGAGGCCATAAAGAGGAACGTGACTGTCGCCCAGCTGAGGGAGGCCATAGGTAGGCTCTACACCGACATGGTTAAGGCAAGGTTCAACATACCTAATGACAAGGTCGAGGAAATAGAGAAGCTTACGCAGAGCGTTGTTAACATAATAAGTAAGCTCGGAGGTGGTTAA
- a CDS encoding Diphthamide biosynthesis methyltransferase, whose product MLFIVGAGLGPQHVTDLAKSLIKRAEVVIVEAYTSPNSDWLEDLAKALNKATVKATRDMLEENVNKLIDMARYRDVVVLVAGDPLIATTHSSVVVEALTRGVKVKVIPSVSGPCVAMSLSGLQFYRFGRKVTVPGPWRGADVTPVAYWLLGNLCLDLHSLILLDVDQEGRQLPPADGTRELLKAFNELLSDQKENLGDLLVLAVSATDNDVYVTYSRLSEPEALRPITPSTMIVPASLHPVEQEFLKLVHGVPSGLIDLHLKLLRRIDPCNLYFSARHKVMASP is encoded by the coding sequence TTGCTGTTCATAGTAGGAGCCGGGCTGGGCCCTCAGCACGTCACTGATCTCGCTAAGAGCCTTATCAAGAGGGCTGAGGTTGTTATCGTAGAGGCCTATACCTCGCCTAACAGCGACTGGCTTGAAGACTTGGCTAAGGCCCTTAATAAGGCCACGGTTAAGGCCACCAGGGACATGCTGGAGGAAAACGTGAATAAGCTCATAGATATGGCGCGCTACAGGGACGTTGTTGTCCTTGTCGCCGGTGACCCCCTCATAGCGACCACCCATTCCTCTGTTGTAGTTGAGGCCCTAACGAGAGGCGTTAAGGTCAAGGTGATACCAAGCGTCTCAGGCCCCTGCGTAGCTATGTCGCTCTCAGGACTTCAGTTCTACAGGTTCGGCAGGAAGGTCACGGTTCCAGGGCCCTGGAGGGGCGCCGATGTAACGCCCGTGGCCTACTGGCTCCTTGGTAACCTCTGCCTCGACCTTCACAGCCTCATACTCCTTGACGTTGACCAGGAGGGAAGGCAGCTGCCTCCAGCTGATGGCACTAGGGAGCTCCTCAAGGCCTTCAACGAGCTCCTAAGCGACCAGAAGGAGAACCTTGGTGACCTGTTGGTGTTAGCGGTGTCGGCGACAGACAATGACGTCTATGTGACCTACTCTCGCCTCTCAGAGCCTGAGGCCTTAAGGCCTATTACGCCATCAACGATGATAGTGCCGGCCTCCCTTCACCCTGTGGAGCAGGAGTTCCTGAAGTTAGTCCATGGGGTTCCATCAGGCCTGATAGACCTTCACCTAAAGCTGTTGAGGAGAATAGATCCCTGTAACCTCTACTTCTCGGCGCGGCATAAAGTAATGGCTAGCCCATAG
- a CDS encoding Archaeal/vacuolar-type H+-ATPase subunit I produces the protein MIISNRLEEVLIVVPNENYDKALASLANASIINIDEPPEPLKNYTNRSYRRIALEATERKSRLEGVFKALGLEPRPSEQVTITVKDWEQAYRDVVAANSKLEEDMERLTSRITELNARAAELQALVSLLEPVKEVSADIRTAWEGTHVRAAVGVMSPDLAPSAVGVANKYKLLYITQPVNELMVFVIAGESNSVATAAAELSRLGWRRIAIPPEMPGSPKEAYNVSLQTLTKVMEEISALRSEALKRAGDLNRYYAQVSGLANILRALSLSSRTDSVSFIYGFVDLKDSKKLRRILDACCDGAYVVKSLGVRRGEKYVPTKVDLPGYFKWFHSIVEMYGTPSGDEIVPTLFMAITMPIIFGLMFPDIGHGLLVLLFAVFYMMPRSRDIAKVASVLGVAGMITGFLAGEFFGPVSAHAIGLDRLWEQLGFRVPPLLSPVDAATESSTEPYVMQLFNEALSVSFWVGAFMLIFGNILGIANDLLGRNYEDLVARRAPLTLLFLAAGLPFLIYFNAYRAGYVIEEALFGLGKGGPIEAFVFYGAIASIVWLLVGEGLYTLAIGEGFRLDPIEGFLGMFEGMLLALGNTISFLRIMGLSLAHAGLMVGFTILYYVSLTPHPNPLTYAGAVLIYIVGNLLTAGLEGIVAFAHDLRLHFYEWFNKFYRGLGRPFIPLSTPGVTFVIS, from the coding sequence TTGATAATAAGCAACAGGCTTGAAGAGGTGCTGATAGTCGTACCGAACGAGAACTATGATAAGGCGCTGGCGTCCCTTGCCAACGCCAGCATAATCAATATCGATGAGCCGCCAGAGCCGCTTAAGAACTACACTAACAGATCCTACAGGAGGATAGCCCTAGAGGCCACCGAGAGGAAGTCCAGACTCGAGGGCGTATTCAAGGCGTTAGGCCTTGAGCCTAGACCTAGCGAACAGGTCACAATAACCGTTAAGGACTGGGAGCAGGCATATCGTGATGTTGTCGCTGCGAACTCCAAGCTTGAAGAGGACATGGAGAGGCTAACTTCAAGGATAACTGAACTGAACGCCCGCGCTGCGGAGCTCCAGGCGCTCGTCAGCCTCCTTGAGCCTGTGAAGGAGGTCTCAGCGGACATCAGGACAGCCTGGGAGGGCACACATGTTAGGGCAGCTGTCGGGGTTATGAGCCCAGATTTAGCGCCCTCAGCCGTAGGAGTCGCTAACAAATACAAGCTCCTTTACATAACGCAGCCCGTCAATGAGCTCATGGTATTCGTCATAGCTGGCGAGAGCAACTCCGTCGCGACAGCCGCAGCAGAGCTCTCAAGGCTGGGCTGGAGACGAATAGCTATTCCGCCTGAGATGCCGGGCTCGCCTAAGGAAGCCTACAATGTCTCGCTTCAGACGTTAACGAAGGTGATGGAGGAGATCTCAGCCTTAAGGTCGGAGGCCCTTAAGCGCGCTGGGGATCTCAACAGGTACTACGCGCAGGTCTCAGGTCTTGCCAACATCCTAAGAGCTCTGTCGCTCTCGTCGAGAACTGATAGCGTGTCGTTCATATACGGCTTTGTTGACCTTAAGGACTCAAAGAAGCTCAGGCGGATCCTGGACGCTTGCTGCGATGGCGCTTACGTAGTTAAGAGCCTCGGAGTGAGACGGGGCGAGAAGTACGTCCCGACAAAGGTTGACCTGCCGGGTTACTTCAAGTGGTTCCACAGTATAGTGGAGATGTACGGGACGCCCTCAGGTGATGAGATCGTTCCGACTCTCTTCATGGCCATAACGATGCCAATAATATTCGGCCTGATGTTCCCTGACATTGGCCACGGGCTACTAGTTCTGCTCTTTGCTGTCTTCTACATGATGCCGAGAAGCAGAGACATAGCCAAGGTCGCCTCGGTGCTTGGCGTAGCGGGAATGATAACAGGTTTCCTTGCTGGCGAGTTCTTTGGCCCAGTATCAGCTCACGCCATAGGTCTTGACAGGCTTTGGGAACAGCTGGGGTTCAGGGTTCCACCCCTGCTATCGCCCGTGGACGCAGCCACGGAAAGCTCCACAGAGCCTTACGTGATGCAGCTGTTCAACGAGGCCTTAAGCGTGTCATTCTGGGTAGGGGCCTTCATGCTGATCTTCGGCAATATACTGGGGATAGCTAACGACCTTCTGGGCAGGAACTATGAGGACCTCGTTGCAAGAAGGGCCCCGCTGACTCTTCTCTTCCTCGCGGCTGGCCTTCCATTCCTTATTTACTTCAACGCCTACAGGGCAGGCTATGTTATAGAGGAGGCCCTCTTCGGCCTTGGAAAGGGCGGACCTATAGAGGCCTTCGTCTTCTATGGGGCCATAGCATCTATTGTCTGGCTGCTGGTAGGTGAAGGGCTCTACACACTGGCTATAGGCGAGGGCTTCAGGTTAGACCCCATAGAGGGCTTCCTCGGCATGTTTGAGGGCATGCTTCTCGCCTTAGGCAACACCATCAGCTTCCTTAGGATCATGGGCCTAAGCCTAGCGCACGCTGGGCTCATGGTAGGATTTACAATACTTTACTATGTATCCTTGACGCCACACCCCAACCCCTTGACCTATGCTGGGGCAGTGTTGATATATATCGTAGGCAATCTGCTCACGGCAGGCCTTGAAGGCATAGTAGCGTTTGCTCATGACCTAAGGCTGCACTTCTACGAGTGGTTTAACAAGTTCTATAGAGGCCTCGGCAGACCTTTCATACCATTGTCCACGCCTGGCGTGACGTTTGTAATCAGCTAA
- a CDS encoding Mg-dependent DNase, producing the protein MESIYYDMHCHLAEFADNEIEQMMNAMPNLKVVAVSDDIRSLNRVLDLASRYQGRVFPCAGFHPWSLKDHQLEEAWQVIRLAERAGVICIGEVGLDRKFMPEETFMTQRKVFEAFAKAARDMNAFLNIHSPGAWRDALNVIVEVGVEDAVFHWYTGPLDLVDEIVKRGYFVSINVAAEVQSKSKDVAKAAPLTNMVLESDGPYNYHGLRLTPLMIPRLVKLVAELKGVAEGELQEVIAVNSERLLKLRT; encoded by the coding sequence GTGGAGTCTATATACTACGACATGCACTGTCACCTCGCGGAATTCGCGGACAACGAGATAGAGCAAATGATGAATGCCATGCCCAACCTTAAGGTGGTGGCGGTCTCCGATGACATCAGGAGCCTCAACAGGGTCCTCGACTTGGCCTCAAGGTATCAGGGCAGGGTCTTCCCCTGTGCCGGCTTTCACCCGTGGTCACTTAAAGATCACCAGCTAGAGGAGGCTTGGCAGGTCATCAGGCTCGCGGAGAGGGCTGGGGTCATCTGCATAGGCGAGGTCGGCCTAGACAGGAAGTTCATGCCCGAGGAGACCTTCATGACCCAGAGGAAGGTGTTCGAGGCCTTCGCCAAGGCCGCCAGGGACATGAACGCCTTCCTTAACATACATTCGCCGGGGGCCTGGAGGGACGCCCTGAACGTGATAGTTGAAGTAGGCGTTGAGGACGCCGTCTTTCACTGGTACACGGGCCCGCTGGACCTAGTAGATGAGATAGTCAAGAGGGGATACTTCGTGTCGATAAACGTAGCCGCCGAGGTCCAGAGCAAGTCAAAGGACGTCGCCAAGGCAGCGCCGTTAACCAACATGGTCCTTGAGAGCGACGGGCCCTATAATTACCATGGCCTTAGGCTGACGCCACTTATGATACCTAGGCTCGTCAAGTTAGTTGCTGAGCTCAAGGGAGTTGCTGAAGGCGAGCTGCAAGAGGTCATAGCCGTGAACTCGGAGAGGCTCCTCAAGCTTCGTACATAA
- a CDS encoding putative transcriptional regulator has translation MSAGESMQREATEVMGSTRYRDTLIWLMLLILSQRPMHGYEIIKKINELTANQWKPAAGSIYPLLSYMKDLGLIDVVVVEEEGVRGGRKIVYALTDRGWQQLNEILTRKVQIYANFLDLIAGSSLKALEEHGFADSAKALRSKLLEWAMQFQKRLAEG, from the coding sequence TTGAGCGCCGGGGAGAGCATGCAGAGGGAAGCCACAGAGGTTATGGGATCTACCAGGTACAGGGACACGTTAATCTGGCTAATGCTTCTAATACTTTCCCAGAGGCCTATGCACGGATATGAGATCATAAAGAAGATCAACGAGCTCACTGCAAACCAATGGAAGCCTGCCGCCGGCTCGATATACCCGCTCCTGAGCTACATGAAGGACCTGGGCCTGATAGACGTAGTGGTTGTCGAGGAGGAGGGCGTCAGGGGCGGCAGGAAGATAGTTTACGCGCTCACCGACAGGGGCTGGCAGCAACTCAATGAGATCTTGACCCGTAAGGTTCAGATCTACGCGAACTTCCTTGACCTCATAGCGGGCTCGTCCCTCAAGGCGCTCGAGGAGCACGGCTTTGCCGACAGCGCAAAGGCCCTCCGCTCGAAGTTACTTGAGTGGGCCATGCAGTTTCAGAAGAGGCTTGCAGAGGGCTGA
- a CDS encoding Archaeal/vacuolar-type H+-ATPase subunit F → MSAKEVKVLVVGDEQSLPLFRMAGMSVLKASNQSEAEEAVKRGVEEGYGLIIVLKHVVSDEERLRRIVAGTGSVVFVLPTKWSKAEPINIERLLAEALGLG, encoded by the coding sequence ATGTCAGCTAAAGAGGTAAAAGTCCTAGTAGTTGGGGACGAACAGAGCCTGCCGCTCTTCAGGATGGCAGGGATGTCGGTGCTGAAGGCTTCAAACCAGTCAGAGGCTGAGGAGGCCGTTAAAAGGGGTGTAGAGGAGGGCTATGGGCTAATCATTGTCCTTAAGCACGTCGTCTCTGATGAGGAGAGGTTGAGGAGGATAGTCGCGGGTACAGGCTCTGTTGTCTTCGTCCTGCCCACAAAGTGGTCCAAGGCAGAGCCCATAAATATAGAGAGGCTTTTGGCTGAAGCGCTAGGCCTAGGGTGA
- a CDS encoding putative ATPases of PP-loop superfamily gives MRAFCSLLSGGKDSTYALHKALDEGLAPSCIGIVVPGRPDSWMFHRPFVEFVPLQLNAMGLSGLSYEIRVSGEKEKEVEELKESLARAKEVRAFDTLVIGGIASRYQLTRFGMVAEELGLRVYDPQWGMDPEAYMYELLRYGIIYVITQITTAGLPHRLLGVPVNSEGLVREIVELARKHGFHPAFEGGEAETFVIKAPRYSGGICLEARRVRVSEFEYKLEPISATLCDRPRVTIDGVMYEA, from the coding sequence GTGAGGGCCTTCTGCTCCCTTCTCTCGGGCGGCAAGGACAGCACGTACGCCCTTCATAAGGCCCTTGACGAGGGCCTAGCCCCTTCATGTATAGGTATTGTTGTTCCTGGAAGGCCTGACAGCTGGATGTTTCACAGGCCCTTCGTAGAGTTCGTCCCACTTCAGCTTAATGCCATGGGTCTCTCGGGGCTTAGCTACGAGATCAGGGTGAGCGGCGAGAAGGAGAAGGAGGTGGAAGAGCTGAAGGAGTCGCTGGCAAGGGCCAAGGAGGTCAGGGCCTTCGACACGCTGGTCATAGGAGGCATAGCGAGCAGGTATCAGCTGACCAGGTTCGGAATGGTGGCTGAGGAGCTGGGGCTCAGAGTTTACGACCCTCAGTGGGGTATGGACCCTGAGGCCTACATGTATGAACTGCTAAGGTACGGCATCATATACGTGATAACCCAGATAACAACGGCGGGGCTTCCCCACAGGCTCCTTGGGGTGCCCGTTAACAGCGAAGGCCTGGTCAGAGAGATCGTCGAGCTTGCTCGAAAACACGGCTTTCACCCAGCCTTTGAGGGAGGGGAGGCCGAGACCTTTGTGATTAAGGCGCCTAGGTACAGCGGCGGGATATGCCTGGAGGCTAGGAGGGTTAGGGTCTCCGAGTTCGAGTACAAGCTGGAGCCGATCTCAGCCACCCTCTGCGACAGGCCAAGGGTAACAATCGATGGCGTTATGTACGAAGCTTGA
- a CDS encoding Archaeal/vacuolar-type H+-ATPase subunit E codes for MKDMSISGEAQKVADSVTKKALSQLESQLDEALSAALKLTDSSHKASSEKAVKAIEIKAEELRELLRSKAAEADLKVKLKEESIKAEATDKVMSEALRRLKLNRGEWYTKFLRRILDSLQDEAESYGGFIIRGSAEDLNLLRDLIKGYSGLELSEEPVQVVGGVVAISKDGSVRLDYTLDQLVKENYTYLRGLASRELFEVR; via the coding sequence GTGAAGGATATGAGCATAAGCGGCGAGGCTCAGAAGGTCGCTGATAGCGTGACTAAGAAGGCACTCTCGCAGCTGGAGTCCCAGCTTGACGAAGCGCTGTCAGCGGCCCTTAAGCTCACGGACTCCTCGCATAAGGCCTCGTCTGAGAAGGCAGTCAAGGCCATAGAGATAAAGGCAGAGGAGCTCCGCGAGCTTCTAAGGAGCAAGGCGGCAGAGGCTGACCTGAAGGTTAAGCTCAAGGAGGAGTCCATAAAGGCAGAGGCCACTGACAAGGTGATGAGCGAGGCCCTGAGAAGGCTTAAGCTGAACAGAGGGGAGTGGTACACGAAGTTCCTAAGGAGGATCCTTGACAGCCTACAGGACGAGGCGGAGTCCTACGGCGGTTTCATTATACGTGGCTCAGCAGAGGACCTCAACTTGTTAAGGGATCTCATAAAAGGTTATAGTGGCCTGGAGCTTTCCGAGGAGCCGGTCCAGGTAGTGGGAGGCGTCGTGGCCATTTCGAAGGACGGAAGCGTGAGGCTCGACTACACGTTGGACCAGCTCGTAAAGGAGAACTACACGTACCTCCGTGGTCTCGCTTCTAGGGAGCTCTTCGAGGTGAGGTGA